In Humulus lupulus chromosome 7, drHumLupu1.1, whole genome shotgun sequence, the following are encoded in one genomic region:
- the LOC133790515 gene encoding CRIB domain-containing protein RIC4 isoform X1, producing the protein MRERMERLVLLPFSVGCVSESSVAVGAHQPRRSSSSKNFSTTNPPHPIRPKEMDKEYDEDDDDDESLSGESTKNSFRSLKPNISTGINRLFKGFKNISQIFVYKEEMEELEMDMEIGGPTDVKHVTHIGWDGSTTHNDAVKGWENLIPPDLLSHDVPWRSSFEFPAMVATQSDHHNNNNQPPLVKQEY; encoded by the exons atgagAGAAAGAATGGAAAGACTTGTTCTTCTTCCATTTTCTGTTGGTTGTGTCTCTGAATCAAGCGTGGCTGTTGGTGCACATCAACCAAGAAGATCATCTTCATCCAAGAATTTTTCTACTACAAACCCTCCTCATCCCATAa GGCCTAAAGAAATGGATAAAGAatatgatgaggatgatgatgatgatgagagcTTATCAGGAGAAAGCACAAAGAACTCGTTTAGGTCTCTAAAGCCAAACATATCAACTGGAATCAATAGGCTCTTCAAGGGTTTCAAGAACATCTCTCAAATTTTTG TTTACAAAGAAGAAATGGAAGAACTAGAAATGGATATGGAAATAGGAGGACCAACGGACGTAAAGCATGTGACACACATAGGTTGGGACGGTTCTACAACACATAACGACGCCGTTAAGGGTTGGGAGAATCTCATTCCTCCTGATTTGCTCTCTCATGATGTTCCTTGGAGATCATCCTTTGAGTTCCCGGCCATGGTGGCTACACAGTCTGatcatcataataataataatcagccACCTCTTGTTAAGCAAGAATATTAG
- the LOC133789390 gene encoding short-chain dehydrogenase reductase ATA1, producing MELSTKVSEKRLAGKVAVITGGARGIGAATAKVFAQNGAHVIVADILDDLGAALADSIGGRYIHCDVAKEADVESAVELAIKWKGQLDIMFNNAGISGPAGGSITSLEMDKVQCLLSVNVLGMLHGTKYAARAMIKAQIRGSIICTSSSAAIMGGLGSHGYTLSKEAIIGFVRSSACELGIHGIRVNSISPHGVPTDMLVSAYRKFLGKVDMKAEDVRKIIGERGTLLRGRGGAVEDVAMAALFLASDEAGFITAHNLVVDGGYTSANSALSFIYQ from the exons ATGGAGCTATCTACTAAGGTTTCTGAAAAGAG GTTGGCGGGAAAAGTAGCAGTAATAACCGGTGGTGCAAGAGGGATTGGAGCAGCCACAGCCAAGGTGTTCGCTCAAAATGGCGCACATGTCATCGTCGCTGACATCCTCGACGACCTCGGCGCAGCGCTGGCGGACTCGATAGGTGGCCGATACATACACTGCGATGTGGCAAAAGAAGCCGACGTAGAATCGGCCGTTGAACTGGCAATAAAATGGAAAGGCCAACTAGACATCATGTTCAACAACGCCGGAATCTCTGGCCCCGCCGGAGGAAGCATAACAAGTCTTGAGATGGACAAagttcagtgccttctttctgtgaACGTTCTAGGCATGTTACATGGAACGAAGTACGCAGCCAGAGCCATGATCAAGGCTCAAATCAGGGGAAGCATTATATGCACATCGAGCTCGGCGGCCATTATGGGAGGCTTGGGATCCCATGGCTATACATTATCGAAGGAAGCCATTATTGGGTTCGTTAGAAGCTCAGCTTGTGAGCTGGGAATCCATGGGATTCGAGTTAACTCCATTTCTCCACATGGGGTTCCCACGGATATGCTTGTCAGTGCTTATAGAAAGTTTCTTGGGAAAGTTGATATGAAGGCTGAGGATGTGAGGAAGATCATTGGTGAGAGGGGAACTTTGCTGAGAGGGAGAGGAGGGGCTGTGGAGGATGTGGCTATGGCTGCTCTGTTCCTGGCTAGTGATGAAGCTGGCTTCATTACGGCTCATAATCTTGTCGTTGATGGAGGTTATACTTCAGCCAATAGTGCCTTGAGCTTTATTTATCAGTAA
- the LOC133790515 gene encoding CRIB domain-containing protein RIC4 isoform X2 — protein MRERMERLVLLPFSVGCVSESSVAVGAHQPRRSSSSKNFSTTNPPHPIKMDKEYDEDDDDDESLSGESTKNSFRSLKPNISTGINRLFKGFKNISQIFVYKEEMEELEMDMEIGGPTDVKHVTHIGWDGSTTHNDAVKGWENLIPPDLLSHDVPWRSSFEFPAMVATQSDHHNNNNQPPLVKQEY, from the exons atgagAGAAAGAATGGAAAGACTTGTTCTTCTTCCATTTTCTGTTGGTTGTGTCTCTGAATCAAGCGTGGCTGTTGGTGCACATCAACCAAGAAGATCATCTTCATCCAAGAATTTTTCTACTACAAACCCTCCTCATCCCATAa AAATGGATAAAGAatatgatgaggatgatgatgatgatgagagcTTATCAGGAGAAAGCACAAAGAACTCGTTTAGGTCTCTAAAGCCAAACATATCAACTGGAATCAATAGGCTCTTCAAGGGTTTCAAGAACATCTCTCAAATTTTTG TTTACAAAGAAGAAATGGAAGAACTAGAAATGGATATGGAAATAGGAGGACCAACGGACGTAAAGCATGTGACACACATAGGTTGGGACGGTTCTACAACACATAACGACGCCGTTAAGGGTTGGGAGAATCTCATTCCTCCTGATTTGCTCTCTCATGATGTTCCTTGGAGATCATCCTTTGAGTTCCCGGCCATGGTGGCTACACAGTCTGatcatcataataataataatcagccACCTCTTGTTAAGCAAGAATATTAG
- the LOC133789389 gene encoding pentatricopeptide repeat-containing protein At2g22070-like — MAHILHAKAVKDGTVRSLNAANYLLSLYVKSQNFDNAHKLFDEIPGRDIRSWTIFISGLARIGSSRMVSELFRKMQTEGVPPNQFTLSSVLSLCSSKSEPQIAKGIHGWIVRNGIDLDVALENSILDVYVKCGAFQYAERLFGRRKERDTIAWNIMIGGHMRIGDVEKSLDLFDRFPFKDVASWNTVIDGLMRKGYEGAALKLLYEMAKKGPTFNEFTFSTGLVLASKLSLLELGRQIHNLVLTLGIHNKGFIKTSLIDFYCRCGEMEKALVIFRKMRQLHSNSLNPIVSSDESMTEIIAWSSLISGFVHNNEYENALQTFVSMVSDNIGVDRFTVTTIASVCANVGSLTLGQHIHAYIQKIGHQLDFHLGSSLVDMYSKCGSLEDARVIFNQTSSPNVVLWTSMVSACALHGQGHEAIRIFELMIEEGFKPNEISFTVVLTACSHAGLLEEGCNYFRLMKEVYHIKPGIEHFTCMVDLYGRAGHLDEAKKFIHRNHISNQSLVLKSFLSSCRLHRNIEMGNWVSEKLLHLKSSDAGSHVLFSNMCAVNQRWEEAAKVRSLMRQRGINKLPGQSWIQLKNQVHSFVMGDRSHPSEAEIYLYLDELIGRLKEIGYSSAVDQVMQDVEEEQSEQFLGYHSEKLAIACGIISLPSGTPIRIMKNLRVCTDCHNFIKYTSQLLNREIIVRDIRRFHHFKDGSCSCGDYW; from the coding sequence ATGGCTCATATTCTTCATGCCAAGGCGGTGAAGGATGGTACAGTTAGGAGTTTGAACGCGGCGAATTACCTCTTGAGCTTGTATGTGAAATCTCAGAACTTTGACAATGCACACAAGTTGTTTGATGAAATACCCGGCAGGGATATCCGCTCGTGGACTATCTTTATTTCCGGTTTAGCTCGAATTGGTTCTTCTAGGATGGTGTCTGAACTTTTTAGGAAAATGCAGACTGAGGGTGTTCCTCCAAACCAATTTACATTATCTAGCGTGTTAAGCTTGTGTTCTAGTAAAAGTGAACCTCAGATTGCTAAGGGAATTCATGGATGGATAGTGAGAaatgggattgatttggatgttGCATTGGAAAATTCTATTCTTGATGTATATGTAAAATGTGGTGCTTTTCAATATGCAGAAAGATTATTTGGAAGGAGAAAAGAGAGAGACACAATTGCTTGGAATATCATGATAGGTGGGCATATGCGTATTGGAGATGTGGAGAAGTCTCTTGATTTGTTTGATAGGTTTCCTTTCAAAGATGTCGCTAGTTGGAATACGGTTATAGATGGGCTAATGCGCAAAGGGTATGAAGGCGCTGCATTGAAACTACTCTATGAGATGGCAAAAAAGGGGCCAACATTCAATGAGTTCACATTCTCCACAGGTTTGGTTTTGGCTTCAAAGTTATCACTCTTGGAACTTGGGAGACAAATTCACAACCTTGTCCTTACATTAGGTATCCACAACAAGGGATTTATTAAGACTTCTCTTATAGATTTCTATTGCAGATGTGGGGAAATGGAGAAGGCACTGGTGATCTTCAGAAAGATGCGCCAGCTTCATTCGAACTCTCTAAATCCCATCGTTTCTAGCGATGAATCAATGACAGAAATCATAGCATGGAGCTCATTGATTTCTGGGTTTGTTCATAATAACGAGTATGAAAATGCTTTACAGACTTTTGTTTCTATGGTTAGTGATAATATTGGCGTAGACAGATTTACAGTCACAACCATTGCCTCTGTCTGTGCTAATGTTGGGAGTTTAACACTCGGTCAACATATCCATGCATACATTCAGAAAATTGGGCACCAACTGGATTTTCACTTAGGTTCCTCACTAGTTGATATGTATTCCAAATGTGGAAGCCTAGAGGATGCTCGGGTGATTTTTAACCAAACCTCTAGTCCCAATGTTGTGCTGTGGACATCAATGGTTTCTGCTTGTGCTTTACATGGGCAAGGACACGAAGCAATTCGGATTTTCGAACTCATGATAGAAGAGGGATTCAAACCAAATGAAATTTCTTTTACTGTGGTTTTAACGGCTTGCAGCCATGCTGGCCTTCTTGAAGAAGGCTGCAACTATTTTCGCTTGATGAAAGAAGTTTATCACATCAAACCTGGAATTGAACACTTCACTTGTATGGTTGATCTTTATGGCCGGGCTGGACACTTAGACGAGGCTAAAAAGTTCATTCATAGAAACCATATTTCTAATCAGAGTTTAGTTTTGAAGTCATTTCTATCTTCTTGCAGACTTCACAGAAATATAGAAATGGGAAACTGGGTTTCTGAAAAGCTTCTCCACCTCAAATCATCAGATGCCGGATCCCATGTCCTGTTTTCGAATATGTGTGCTGTCAATCAAAGATGGGAAGAAGCAGCTAAAGTGAGGAGCTTAATGAGACAGAGAGGGATCAATAAACTCCCTGGTCAATCTTGGATCCAACTGAAGAACCAAGTCCACAGTTTTGTTATGGGAGATAGGTCTCATCCAAGTGAAGCTGAGATATACTTATACTTAGATGAACTGATTGGAAGATTGAAGGAGATAGGTTACTCATCCGCAGTGGATCAGGTAATGCAGGATGTAGAAGAAGAACAAAGCGAACAGTTCCTCGGTTATCACAGCGAAAAGCTTGCCATTGCTTGCGGAATCATCAGCCTGCCATCCGGGACTCCAATTCGAATCATGAAAAACCTTAGAGTTTGTACTGACTGTCATAACTTTATCAAGTATACTTCTCAGCTTTTGAATAGGGAGATCATTGTTAGAGATATTCGCAGGTTCCATCACTTTAAGGATGGTTCCTGCTCTTGTGGAGATTACTGGTGA